One window from the genome of Pyrus communis chromosome 16, drPyrComm1.1, whole genome shotgun sequence encodes:
- the LOC137720139 gene encoding uncharacterized protein: MEQKHILLSALSVGVGVGVGLGLSSGQAVSNWVNGNCSADEVTAEQIEQELMRQVVDGRDSKVTFEEFPYYLRERTRMLLTSAAYVHLKHSDLSKHTRNLSPASRAILLSGPAELYHQMLAKALAHHFESKLLLLDITDFSIRIQSKYGCAKRESHHKRSISEVTLEQMSNLLGSFSMLPSSRDTKGALCWQSSSSDLKSRGTEGPTRTLQRNASSASDMSSISSKSASPSSAPLKRVNNWCFDEKLFLQSLYKVLSSMSETGSIILCLRDVEKLFLQSRRFYNLFNKMLKRLSGSVLILGSRTVDTEDDCKEVDEKLAALFPYNIEISPPEDETHLVSWKAQLEEDMKMIQFHDNKNHIAEVLAANDLECDDLGSICHADTMVVSNYIEEIVISAISYHLMQNKDPEYRNGKLVISSTSLSHGLSIFQEGKSGGKDSLKLETNADSNKETEGEEAVGAKSETAAPENKGEAEKSGPGVKKDSENPPPPKVEVAPDNEFEKRIRPEVIPANEIGVTFADIGALDDIKESLQELVMLPLRRPDLFKGGLLKPCRGILLFGPPGTGKTMLAKAIASEAGASFINVSMSTITSKWFGEDEKNVRALFTLAAKVSPTIIFVDEVDSMLGQRTRVGEHEAMRKIKNEFMTHWDGLLTKTGERILVLAATNRPFDLDEAIIRRFERRVMVGLPSVENREMILKTLLSKEKVENLDFKELATMTEGYSGSDLKNLCVTAAYRPVRELIQQERQKDVEKKKKDEKGKGTEEASEPKEEEKEEHVITLRALNMEDMRQAKNQVAASFASEGSVMSELKQWNELFGEGGSRKKQQLTYFL; the protein is encoded by the exons ATGGAACAGAAGCACATTCTGCTGTCTGCTCTGAGTGTTGGGGTTGGGGTTGGGGTGGGGCTGGGATTGAGTTCGGGGCAGGCTGTGAGCAATTGGGTAAATGGTAATTGCTCGGCGGATGAGGTGACGGCGGAGCAGATTGAGCAGGAGTTGATGAGGCAGGTTGTGGATGGCAGAGACAGCAAAGTTACATTTGAGGAGTTTCCTTATTACCTAAG AGAGAGAACTCGGATGTTGTTAACAAGTGCTGCATATGTTCATCTGAAGCACTCCGACTTGTCCAAGCACACCCGGAATCTTTCACCTGCAAGTAGAGCTATTTTGCTCTCAGGACCTGCAG AACTTTATCATCAAATGCTCGCCAAGGCTTTAGCGCATCACTTTGAGTCCAAGTTGCTGTTGCTGGATATAACTGATTTTTCGATCAGG ATACAGAGTAAATACGGCTGTGCCAAAAGAGAATCA CATCATAAAAGGTCCATCTCAGAGGTGACATTGGAGCAGATGTCCAATTTGCTCGGTTCCTTCTCAATGCTCCCTTCAAGCAGGGACACTAAAG GTGCATTATGTTGGCAAAGTAGTTCTTCTGATCTCAAATCAAG GGGCACAGAAGGGCCAACTCGAACGCTTCAAAGAAATGCCTCTTCTGCATCTGATATGAGTAGCATCAGTTCCAAATCTGCTTCGCCAAGCTCAG CTCCTCTCAAGCGCGTGAACAACTGGTGTTTCGATGAGAAACTTTTTCTGCAGTCACTTTACAAG GTCTTATCTTCAATGTCCGAAACTGGTTCCATCATCTTATGCCTCAGGGACGTGGAGAAGCTTTTTCTCCAATCACGGCGGTTTTacaatttgttcaacaaaatgttGAAGAGACTTTCAGGGTCAGTGTTGATACTTGGTTCCAGAACGGTAGACACTGAAGATGATTGCAAAGAAGTCGACGAGAAGCTTGCTGCTTTGTTCCCCTACAATATTGAGATCAGTCCCCCGGAAGATGAGACTCATCTTGTCAGCTGGAAAGCTCAACTGGAAGAAGACATGAAGATGATCCAATTTCATGACAACAAAAATCACATAGCTGAGGTGCTTGCGGCGAATGATCTTGAATGTGATGATCTTGGTTCAATCTGCCACGCAGACACAATGGTAGTCAGCAACTACATAGAAGAGATTGTGATTTCGGCAATATCTTATCATTTGATGCAAAACAAGGATCCAGAATATCGAAATGGAAAGCTTGTTATATCATCGACGAG TTTGTCCCATGGATTGAGTATATTCCAGGAGGGAAAATCTGGCGGGAAAGATTCTCTGAAACTGGAGACCAATGCCGATTCCAACAAG GAAACTGAAGGGGAAGAGGCTGTCGGTGCAAAGTCTGAAACTGCAGCACCGGAAAACAAAGGTGAAGCTGAGAAGTCTGGTCCCGGGGTGAAGAAGGACAGCGAGAATCCACCTCCGCCAAAAGTA GAAGTGGCACCTGACAATGAATTTGAGAAGCGCATAAGGCCGGAGGTTATCCCTGCAAATGAGATTGGAGTCACATTTGCAGATATTGGTGCATTGGATGATATCAAAGAATCACTTCAGGAGTTGGTCATGCTGCCGCTTCGAAGACCAGACCTTTTCAAAGGTGGGCTTCTGAAGCCTTGCAGAGGCATATTGCTTTTCGGTCCTCCTGGCACTGGAAAAACAATGTTGGCAAAGGCCATAGCAAGTGAAGCAGGAGCAAGTTTCATCAACGTCTCGATGTCCACGATCACCTCAAAATGGTTTGGAGAAGATGAGAAGAACGTTCGAGCTCTCTTCACACTTGCAGCAAAGGTCTCCCCGACTATTATCTTCGTGGATGAGGTTGACAGCATGCTGGGGCAGCGAACCAGAGTTGGGGAGCATGAGGCCATGAGGAAGATTAAGAACGAGTTCATGACACACTGGGATGGACTTTTGACAAAGACCGGGGAGAGAATTCTTGTTCTCGCCGCAACCAACAGGCCATTTGACCTTGATGAGGCAATCATCAGGCGATTTGAGCGGAG AGTCATGGTTGGCCTTCCCTCAGTCGAGAACAGGGAAATGATCTTGAAAACTCTTCTTTCGAAAGAAAAGGTCGAAAATCTAGACTTTAAGGAGCTTGCTACCATGACGGAAGGATACAGCGGAAGCGATCTTAAG AACTTGTGCGTGACAGCAGCTTATCGACCAGTTAGGGAGCTTATACAACAGGAGAGGCAAAAGGATGTG gaaaagaagaagaaagatgaaaaAGGAAAGGGCACAGAAGAAGCTTCAGAAccgaaagaagaagagaaagaggagCACGTAATTACCCTGAGGGCCTTAAACATGGAAGATATGAGGCAGGCAAAGAATCAG GTTGCTGCGAGTTTCGCTTCAGAGGGATCAGTAATGAGCGAGCTGAAACAGTGGAATGAACTGTTTGGCGAGGGTGGCTCGAGGAAGAAGCAACAGCTAACTTACTTCCTGTAA
- the LOC137720551 gene encoding S-type anion channel SLAH2-like, with amino-acid sequence MMKNNKNMNSGKQKSLELPCLIKYIPSNEEVGFGDAKEIRSDEPAHSVAISMPTSPEEIHLQNKKRNLFIGGIPASSATLKGASSSTLPKTAKFHLQPMEKSSGFEEEMNTGHFPSHPSIESLKDKRFDTFKTWSRKLDRKITLLHGNRPGETESENVNGKIEEIERLPADRYFDALEGPELDTLRPSEEILLPEDKQWPFLLRYPVSSFSICLGVSSQAILWKALPTSASMKFLHLSLTINIVLWCISVVLLAIVSCIYLVKVALYFEAVRREYHHPIRINFFFAPWIALLFLALGVPPSFANNLHPSLWYILMTPLLCLELKIYGQWMFGGQRRLSKVANPFNHLAIAGNFVGALLGASMGLQEGPIFFFAIGFVHYIVLFVTLYQRLPTNDTVIPKELHPVFFLFVAAPSIASVAWAKIQGSFDHGSRIAYFISLFLYLSLVVRVNYFRGFKFSMAWWAYTFPMTGAAIATIKYSDEVTNVVTQALAVILSLIAIITVIALLITTILHGLVLQNLFPNDIAIAISDRKPNPNKKWFHVNGYENNDSEAVKIVTHFEMQPQTSERNLHRDAMV; translated from the exons AtgatgaaaaataacaaaaatatgaaTTCTGGAAAACAGAAATCCCTTGAACTTCCATGTCTCATCAAGTATATACCATCAAATGAAGAGGTTGGCTTTGGTGATGCTAAGGAGATTAGATCCGATGAACCTGCGCATTCTGTTGCTATTAGCATGCCAACATCACCAGAGGAAATCCATTTGcagaacaaaaaaagaaatctCTTCATCGGTGGAATCCCAGCTTCTTCTGCCACACTTAAAGGTGCTAGCAGCAGCACACTGCCGAAGACAGCAAAATTTCACCTTCAGCCAATGGAAAAAAGCTCTGGATTTGAAGAGGAAATGAACACTGGGCATTTCCCTTCTCACCCGAGTATTGAAAGTTTGAAAGATAAGAGATTTGATACTTTCAAAACATGGTCCAGAAAACTCGACAGGAAGATAACGCTTCTCCATGGAAATAGACCGGGGGAAACTGAATCTGAGAATGTTAATgggaaaattgaagaaatcgaGCGTTTACCTGCAGACCGATACTTTGATGCATTGGAAGGGCCAGAGTTGGATACTCTTAGG CCTTCAGAGGAAATACTGCTTCCGGAAGACAAACAGTGGCCATTTCTTCTTCGGTATCCAGTTTCTTCGTTTAGCATCTGCCTCGGCGTTAGCAGCCAAGCAATTTTGTGGAAGGCCCTGCCTACCTCTGCCTCAATGAAATTTCTCCACTTGAGCTTAACAATAAATATAGTTTTGTGGTGCATTTCAGTTGTCCTTTTAGCTATTGTTTCTTGCATCTACCTTGTAAAAGTAGCCCTTTACTTTGAAGCAGTTCGCCGTGAGTACCACCATCCAATCCGTATCAATTTCTTCTTTGCTCCATGGATAGCCCTCTTGTTCTTAGCTCTTGGAGTGCCACCTTCATTTGCTAACAACCTGCATCCATCTCTTTGGTACATTCTTATGACTCCGCTTCTATGTCTTGAGCTTAAAATCTATGGACAGTGGATGTTCGGAGGCCAGCGTAGGCTTTCAAAGGTGGCAAATCCTTTCAACCATCTCGCAATAGCTGGGAACTTTGTGGGGGCGTTGCTTGGTGCATCAATGGGACTACAAGAAGGACCAATATTCTTCTTTGCTATAGGGTTTGTTCACTACATTGTATTATTTGTTACTCTCTACCAAAGACTTCCAACAAATGATACCGTGATCCCAAAAGAACTCCATCCTGTGTTCTTTCTCTTTGTTGCAGCACCAAGTATAGCTTCAGTAGCATGGGCAAAAATCCAAGGCTCCTTTGATCATGGCTCGCGGATTGCGTACTTCATTTCCTTGTTCCTTTATCTCTCACTG GTAGTCCGGGTTAATTATTTCCGAGGATTTAA GTTTTCTATGGCATGGTGGGCTTATACTTTCCCAATGACTGGTGCTGCCATTGCAACCATCAAGTATTCAGATGAAGTCACAAATGTGGTAACACAAGCTCTGGCTGTCATACTCTCTCTCATTGCCATAATCACAGTCATTGCTCTTCTCATAACAACAATCTTGCATGGCTTAGTGCTTCAAAACCTCTTCCCTAATGACATTGCAATTGCCATTAGTGACAGAAAGCCAAACCCTAACAAGAAGTGGTTCCACGTAAATGGCTACGAGAACAACGATTCAGAAGCTGTCAAGATCGTGACCCATTTTGAGATGCAACCCCAAACTTCAGAGAGAAACTTGCATCGAGATGCCATGGTGTAA